The Seriola aureovittata isolate HTS-2021-v1 ecotype China chromosome 7, ASM2101889v1, whole genome shotgun sequence genome includes the window TTTTGTTCATTTCCGCATCGTGCACAGCTATCATTCTATTGCTCTGGCTACATCCACTTTGTCATCTTTCTCCCTGTGTGCCTTTTACTGGTCAGCATCAAATATTTATTGCTTCTTTATTCTTTAACAAGCTCAGCACTTCTATCTCTCAGCCATTTCCCCCATTCGGGTTATTTCCATTCACAGGTGAAAAGGGACCGTTTAGGGATTCACTTTTCTGATCATTTCTCTTCTTCGTCCttccaaacttttttttggcTGTCCCTTTTGTCTTTAAACAGTGACACCTTGACTTCCACTCTTCCTTTACTTATTAATTGTATTGTCATTCTGTCCATTCCCTCCGTGCCTTCCCCCATCTCCCTCTGTCCTGACCTCTGTCccatctttctctccatctcatGCCTTCGTTCcgaaccctcctcctcctcctccgctctgCATGCTGAAATATTCGGTGAATGAGGGGAGCCGGGGCGGCAGCGGGGGTGAGCGTGTGGCTGGGCGGGGCGGTATCGGAGGTGGGGGCAATATCGATGTCAAGTCAGCAGCAGTGGTGATGATCTTCTGCTCACTGTTCCTCGGCACCTCCGGTCCTTTACAGGCCACCATCTCCTCCACTGTCTTCACTGGATCCTGGAAGGAAGAAGATGATAGTTTTGCACTTTTGACCTGGTCTCATCCTCAGGATGTGGATTACGGCAATGTGTTGCACTGGCCAGAAAGTGGGGCCTTGTAGACACTGTGTCAGTAACACCATCCTATAGGTCACATTTTGACAGCTTCCTGTGCTCAGTCATGCCGCCATGGTTATATAGGTCGGGGTAAATTACGCATGTACTGGGTTTCCTGACCTCCAGGCTTCAACTGGTTCATTTACTTACTTAACTCTCCACAAACTACTGTTCAATCATTCATGTCGGCCTGGAGGAGATGGTTGAAATAATTAAAGATATTATGAAggacattttttacatcattCAACAATATGCAAATGTATACAAAATCTAGTCCTGTTTTCaatatattcattattcattaatatggcaattattttcttaatgaatCTACTAACTGTTTGGTCtgcaaaacatcagaaaacagtgaaaactgcTCATCAAATTTTCCCTAACGCTCAAGGTCACATCATCACATGTACTGTTTTCTGCAACAGTCGGACATTTAATCTAGTATAATGTATTACAATGAAAAGAAGCAAGTGGTACATATTAAGGCTGGAAACATcaaatgtattatatattgttttgagaatgacttaaataattaaacagcattcaaaatatttgcaaattaatttcccgttgatcaactaattgacCAGCCATCGACTGTTAGAACCCCCAGACTCTGGAATACTCGAGGAGATCAGGCGTGCTGAACCTCTGCCCCAGTTTAAATCACTGCTCAAAACAACTTGTATCAAGCTGCTTTTAATTCTCAACTTTGATGCTTTTATCCTTGGTTTTTTATcctctttcttttgtctgtttgtttgattgattttattgttttgtacatACAGATTTGTCATTCTCCCTTTTATTCTTAGCCTTGCTAATTGACACTTTGTCTCTTTTCCTCATGTCTTTCATTGTGTTGCtctgtttttatgtatgtacaGGATGCATATATATAGAAgtgctatatgaataaaattattattgcaCTATTACTCCACTACAGAAATCacataaattattcaaaaagCTTTATCgctaaataatgaaatgtgttCTACTGTTGCAGTAAATGAGATCAAACCTTTCATGTGTATAAAACCAATAATTTAGTAACTAGTTTAGTTCACTTTTAACTACATCTTGCTTTGCATCATTCATTTGGTCAACAGTAATTGCTAAATAGTCAACATGACATGATTACTTAATTGCAGTATAATATAAGAcatttgataaataataatggaATTACCCCTAGCCCCTGTTTTCTGTGCGGAAATTAGAAACACATTCCTCCTAACGATTGGGATTGTTCTTTAAAATCTATATCTCAGTTGTCAGGGCTTGTTATGAGgcacatttgttgttgttttttgtttttaatttctttgccTTTGATGTGCTGCAAACCGTGAGTTTCACTATAACCTGCAGTTACTGGACCCCTTTAACCTAGATGTTTTGATACTAAACTCAGTATTTTATACTTACAGAACCTTACCCATGTtggaaaacaaatgataaatgttttactttgcaTTTGTCAATTTGGCTTGAGACCACATCATAGCACAGACACTGCTGCGATAACCTCAGAATTTACCCTTCAGGCCAATTTCTTTGTTCTTTCCCCAAAATAACCCTGGTCCAATAGACTCACTGCGTCAGTGCCAGTACTCGACTGCTACTACATTTCCTTCACTTAAATAAAGACAAGACAGGGAACATTCTGTTCAACACCAAGGAGGAGAGACTCTTATTTCCCACCTTGAGTTCAGGGCTGTAAAAGACGAAAGGCCAagtttaaaatgatgtttttttgttgtttttttaagcagCCGCACTAATGCCTCGTCTTGCTAGTGTCTTCCAATTAGACGTCGGCAGTGAATGCATCAATTCTGCTGCCAGATTTCTAACAAGAACCAAGACAACCAAGCACATGACTACTATTTACATTGGCTTTCACTTAGTCTGAGAATCAATTTCTGAGTACTAGACATAATGGATTAGGAACAGCAGAACCATCTTCCACCAGCcactttcaaatgtaaattaaaaacttgttttctccacagcacttttattttattacatcttGGTCTATTTATTACTGCTATGTAacttcatacatttttattgtccttaagtttaaatgctgtttttgaAAGGTGATGGGCATGTAAACTGGTCTTTACGACCCTTCTTGTTGCATTACCCCTGCTAGTTTCTGCACATTGTATCAGTGTAGTTGAATATCCAGAGATGAtcttctttcattcatttctgttcaGCAACTTGCACAGATTTGAAAGTTCCCCAAGCTAGACAATTCATCACGGCAAACACGACGTCTTAATTTGGTCTTGTCAAAGTTTCTATTTAATGGTTATTTCGTTGTGCCTACTGTCATTCATCTGACACCCACAGGAAGAGATGGAAGTTTCCGCCAAGAAATATTCCCTATAAACATGCCTCCTTACAAACTGCGTTGTTACACTGATACCTTCTAATTTGCGGCTTTGTTAGATGAGACAGCAGGTAATTTCAAGCTAGGTTTGACACAGGGaagtttaaattttaaaagcaacaaaaaattTGTACAACCGGAATCTAATTACATAGAGCAAGCACTGCAAACTGATTAGGGGGAAGCATAAACTGAACATAGATGAACACAGTACATGAGCTATAATTCTCATTCTCGATTCTCAGTTCAACGGCTTCAACCTAGGATATCTACCATGCATCCAAACATGTGTGCACATTCAGGTTCGACTCACTGATTGGATGGAGAAAAGTTCAGTGAAGTTAGGTTGAGAGTCTCCCAGGAAGGAGCTGTTTCCGTAAGCGTGATGGGGGAAGCTCTCAGCCCCCTCGCCCCCTTTTGGACTGGACAGCAGGATCCCAATCTGGGATGTCCGAACATGATATGGGAAGTTCTTATTGGCTGCTGAAGGGCGTGTGATAACCTAAGGGAAAAAGGATAAAAAGACACGATGACTTCTTATATATAATCTATGTCTATACAGTATAAATAGAATCTAACACATTGCCAGAGCATATGAGGTCCAGGTAAGAAGCGGGAATTACAATGCATGCATTGAGCAGGAATATAAAAGGAAATTTGCGTGAGCAGTACAGCCCATTAGTAAAGAACAATGTGTCGAAGGTGAGGAAGGGCTAGATAATGATGTGTGGAGGAGACAATCAGCATGAGGCAGTCATGACTCAAGGATAGTGAATAATGTATGACTGACAGTGGCAATAATGACTCCTGAATAATGTGAACTATGTAGAAGTGCAAGGGTACGAACGAGGAAGACGATGTGAGCGTAGAGGTGGATGCCGAGCTGAATGCCGTTGACGATCTTCTCCCGGGCCCAACGAGGAATCCCATAGTTGGCAATCAGGGCCATAACGGGCACTGCAAAAAACCTGAGGAAGACAAGTGTGCAGATTTAAGATAACAATGCGGGGAAAacttattaaaaaggaaatgacGAAAATAGAGTTTGGtggtgaaagacagagagcagacaaaAGTAGAAGCTGATTTAGAGCACggagagagataaagataggaggagaggagaggcgtAGATAATGAGGCGGGAGATAGTCGTAGCAATGAGAGAGTAATACAGAGATAATATTAGTCTTTGTAATCTACCCTTCATTTCAAGCTCATGCTATTATACACAGAGAGTGAAAGGCAGAAAGGCTGAGCAGTGTATGAAGAAGGGTTTTTTTCCGGCTTGTGTAAAGGAAAAACACTACTTTCCAGTACAAAGCTTTAAACTATTATGCACCCATAAATGGCAGCATAAATTATTCTAATAGAAGAGATCTCATCAGCTGAGTAAAAATAGATATTTTCCTCTAAAAATCATTCACTCAAGTACAATTATCTACAATGTGAGTAGAGCACAGAGGTTGGGCACACAGTGTTTTAGACGGCTAgagtaaaataaacaacttttcATTCCAAAAGCATTAGCTATctcatgcacattttttttttttttttttacaaagcagcataaattattcaaattgaAGAGACCtcaaacagaggaaatgtgTATCTTTGTACTCCTGCAATCTCAGGCTCAGGTGCTATTATCCACAGCGAGGGcagagtgagggaggggtgtaggggtggggggggtgtgtgggtgtggagggGGGTAAGCAGGTCTCACCATAGTGTGTATGTGGTGAAGAAAGGGACGTAGAAAGGCTGTTTCTCTGGGTAGTGTTTCAGAGAGACCAGCACGGCGTAGCAGAACCACACGTAGGCCAGCAGCTGCAGGCCCATCAGTCCGTAACCTGCAGGGCTGTCGTAGGCATACAACACTTCACCTGGGTCAAAGAACTGCCACAGGGAAATGAGAAGTCAAGCCAaaattaatacacacacacaaacacaaacacacacgcactaaACAAGCTAAACTTTTACACAAAGTAGAAAAGAAAGGTCTATCTGCTTGGCTTCACGTTGTAGTCTGTGTCCTAATTACTGAGATAGATTGCTCATGGTTCGGCTGATGCGCTGTGATGACAGAGCCAAAGCTCAGCTTGTAGCATTCTGTGCGAGTCTTTGACATTGACACTTCTTCTCCACAACTAGgtcatcgtgtgtgtgtgtgtgtgtgtgtgtgtgtgtgtgtgtgtgagtgcgtgtgtgtgtgtgtgtgtgtgtgtgtgtgtgtgtgtgtgtgtgtgtcacgtgtGCATGCATCTGCGGATGCTAGATTGCATTTTACAGTCCAGTGACTGGATAGCGTTGGCCATACAGGGTTACCCTTGCTACATAATGCATAGGTCTGACTGCTTGGCATGGAGCTTCTTGGGATCCAACCAGGCAACCAGAGCCTGTCGGATTCTCGACTGCAGGCCCTGGACCACGAACACTCTTCATTTCACTCCCAATTGTAACCTAGTTTGGCATATTTTTAGCTGGAGCTCCCCTGAGTTTTGAGCTCTTTAATAGCAGGGACCATGTAAGAGGGCAGGCGGCAGATAAATTACACTGCTTCAGATCCACATAttgcagtgagagagatggCTATAGGCTCCAGCATTAAATATAGCACAGATACTTCCACTGCACTATTCCCACTGGGTCATTACCATGCTGTATTCAAAGACTGTAATCCACTGTCCCTAAATGTGCCATCATTACATCTGACTGTGCTGAAGCCTCTGCAGTATGCAGAGATGTATGTAGCTGTACCACTCCTGAGGCTGTTATTAATTCATAAGCTCATATGCTCAACATCATAGCTGCTGAAATCTGTTTCCGTcttcacgcacacacaacatAGAGACAACAGTTTCACTTTCCACTCCAAGGAAACCTTAAAGAAACAATTACTGATCTAAGATTCATTATCTCAGGTGGAGGAGTAAGTAGTGCAGttctcttttgttgtgtttgttgttgggaGTCGCCTGTTTGTTCCTGTCAGGATCCGTAATTTGTAACTCATCAAGGagtttctatatatttttttgtaaaatggaCTTTATGCATATTCATAATTAGCAATGTATCAGTGTAATGGGTGACTTGACAGAAAAAGCTATTACAGCCCACGTTGATCTGTGCGCCCAACTCTCCCATGAATATTTATGAGGTTATtaaaaaagcagaggagagcaaTAATACAATATGAGTGCAGACACTGTGTCCAGCATTGTCAATCAGGAAGCTTGAACCCAGTCATCTCGGGCATAATTCAGATGCTGCTTTCAAATCACATCTGAAGAGGCAGAACTTGGAAGTGTTGACATGTTTTACTAGCTGAGATATGAATTTAAACTGCAAAGcaactgagctgcagcagactTCGCTGTTGGTGACTAGTGTACAGACGATTTTATTAGTGTGAAAATTAGGGCTGCCCCTAGATTATTTTCACTGCTTATAATTCTGGCAATTATTTTCCCAAATTAACCAATTCATCTTTGTCTATAAAGTGTCagacaataaagaaaaatgccaatcacagtttcccagagtccaagatgatgtcttcatattgttctgtttgttcagtgtttcaaaaaagatatatttttcatttttcacaatatacacagaaaagcagtaaaacgtcacatttgagaagctgccgtcagtgaatgtttggcattAAAGAAAAATTGATAATCAAAAGTGTTGACTATTAATTTTCAGCTCTagtgaaaagaaaagttcatttaGATTTTCCATTCATCAATTCCCTGCCATCTGTAATACCTCAAAATTCTAGTTCACACATTTAGGCATTTCATTTCCAAGCTGGCACCTCATACTTACAGAAAATCCTACATAACAACTCTTGTGGTTGTTAGTGAGGAAAGTGAAGGATGGGTGATGGGTGTTGATTAGAGCTGAAGTAGTCAAGTAAATCGatcaacacattttatatgaatttgataattgatgaatattttaaatcatttattctCTTGTAGGATcaattgttaaaataatttaataaaaataccaaacactGTCTTGTTACTGCTTCTCAAATacgtttttctgttttatatatttctaaattgaatatctttggattttggactgttgtaCAATTTAAAAAGGCATCAGATGtaattgatttaaaattttcaatttttttccatgaaaaaaaaaaaataaaaaaaaaaaatcaatagattaatcaataatagaGATAATTACTACTTGCTGCCCCAGTGTTGACTATATTGCAGTGCGGAGAATGTATTGCGCGTATGTGTGTACCTCAGCTTCGTAGATGAAGAGGATGACGTAGGTGATTGTGTAGACTGTCATATAGATGCTCAGCTTCACCGAGCCACTGTGACTGATCCTCGCCCTGACACGTGGATAAACCAAGAGGGTCAGAGGTCGCACACAAGTCAGAAGATATAGAAGataagaaagaaacaaacacacacacacttgattgAGATACACATATGGGTGGGAAGGATGCAGGTGCGCAGTGAAacgcacacaaactcacacacgcatgcacacacacacacacgcacgcacatacacacacagaaaaactacCATTTGGCTCTTTACACTGAAGCAAAGTCAGTTTAATCTAAAAGCAGCTATGCAACAGCACAAAGGACTGGTGTGCTCAATTCTGAgctgtataaatataaaatggcTGCGGACTCACGGACGCGGCAGACTGTGAAAAAGACTGTCCGCCCTCACGAAAGCAGAAATTAATGCTTCTTTATTTGCAGTCAACAAACAGAAGCATTTCAGCGCTAAGCCTTCATCAGCATTTCAAACATCCTTTTGCTCAGAGTAATTCATCACCATTCACACCAGAGACACATATCAAAGTTGTTGGATAGTTATCTCAAAACTGTCAACTTATCAGTCACTGCAGATAAACAGCCATGTTTTAAGCTTGATGGTAATGCGGTTTTGAGTTCATTCACTGGGGTTTTAAGAGGGTTTAATAAGTACAAGAGCTCACAGAGTCTTCTGAACCCCAAGGATGATGTAATCCTAGAGTCGAAAAAGCCATCTTAAATCTTGCAAGATCAGTTTTCACTTCATGAGTTCAGTCTGGAAAATATCCACACTGATTCCACTGAACCTAAAGCAGGACCAATCTTCAAACTATGAGCTGTAGTTTAGGTGATGACTCACCACCACTTAAGCTCAAAATCCCTCTGAACTGCAATTTAACAAGCTGTTGATTGTGCACTGCGAGGCCCTTTCCTCACATAAAACTGACTCCGAAAGCGACTTCTGGGGATATATTGGCAGAAaatttaaacaacatttcaaGAGCAGCTGGTATGTTTTTCCAAGTCTGACAACTAGAATTTGAAGCTGGCAATGGAAAATTAGAAAAGGCAATGACAAGCCAGGTGAGTGTGGGGGCATTCATCCAGTCACGTGTAAGATGGATACACGTTGATGTTCCAGCTATGGAGAGCACTCGTGCAGTATCTGAAAGGCCTGTCCCAAGCAAATGTTCACAAAGCTTTACAGGAAAAGAAGTGAgtgaatcaaaaaaaaaaaactgtcagctGGGTTCTTGAGGCAAAGGTCACCCTTCAactacacataaaaacacaacatgaagtTCACACCAGAGCAGCATCCATCTATCACATCCCCCAGATGCATCATGCTTTCATCCACACTATCCGAGCCAGCGTACTAACTGACTTTTTGACTGACACCTAACATTGTCATGAGATGAGATAGTGTTATGACTGTGACAGCGAGGCctgacagtgagagacagtggCAGCATAAACACATCCCGCAACAAGGTGAGAGGGCTTTCACAAACAGAGATACATATAGGGCTCAAACaaaatacatgtacacacacacacacacacacacacacacacacacacacacacacatataagctgcataaaaactgaaaacccCCCACCTGGTGACAGTGAAACCTTTGCCCAACAATATGAGCATCAGAAGGAACACCAAGAAACTGACGGAGAACAGTAATTTccctggagacagacagagatggagagagacagaaagtgagaaagaagaCAGAGGGGGTAATTAGGTTGTGGTTTCCGAATCTGTAATATCAGAGGGGAAAGATAAAATCaggtcaccacacacacacacatatgcgtgcacacacacgcgcacacacacatacatggtcACACAAAATCATGCATGATCTTGTCAAACCAGCTATTACAGCTCTTCACTTGCACACGCATCCATTATCGACCACTCGTTCATTCTGATCGGGCTGAGTGATTTTTCAGCGCAGAGGCAGTGtgagtcagtcaatcagtcagttaaccagtcaatcagtcagtcagccagccagtcagtcagtcggtcgcCAATGCAGGAGAAGAACTCACCGAGTATTTTCAGGCTACCGTTGCCAACTCCATCTCTCGCATACAGGCCCCAGTAGACACAATGGAACAACAGGCTGAGCACTGTCAAATGGAAAAGAtggcaggaggagagaaacgGGGAAATaagagaaggggaggggagaggaggggaggaaagtggcgggagaagaagaagaaggcgaagagaaggagatgaaagagagaggaagtaaaagaaaagataaacagaagagacagagagatgataACGTGGAAAGTGAAAGGAGGGGGGTGGAGACAAACGGGGAGAAGAAGAGTGAGACAGAAGAGGAATTGATAAAAGGAGATGAAAAAGGAGCAGAAGGCTTGAGTGAAGTgggatgagagggagaaagggaatTTAGGGATGGCAGGAGAATCGAGAAGGGATTTGTGGAAGGGACAAGCaagtgaggaggaagaaagcgagataaggggggggggagaaaggagaggagaggatgggatGAAAAGAGTGAGGGGGTGTTCGTCAGTAACAGCATGCTCCACTGAACACTGTGGCACAGCACGGCTGTTTGCAATAGTTCCTATTCATAGGCTAATAAGGGTGATAATATCTCGGCTCTTGAAGAGGGGATTATGGTATGAGATGCTGCAGCCATGCGAGAGGCTCATTGTCgtcttgagtgtgtgtggcataatgtgtgtgtgttatgcagcgtctgtgtgtgtgtgtgtgtgtgtgtgtgtgtgtgtgtgtgtgtgtgtgtctgctcaggACAGAAGCTCTCACCCTCCACACCTGCCGCCGTCATAAACATTTTGTAGGTTGTGTGAAGAAGCTGTCTTCCCTTCAGATtgtctgcagaggaaaaaaaaaaaaacaagaatgagATCGAGGTGatgaaagtgtgtatgtgtgtgtgtgtgtgtgtgtgtgtgtgtgtgtgtgtgtgtgtgtgtgtgtgtgtgtgtgtgagagataaaaAGGATGGAGATATGCTAACAGATGGTgaaggagagcgagagaggtACTGAGAgtaagagaagaaaatgaaagaacaagGGAATGGGCCCGGCAAATGAGGGGAGCGACCATTAGTATGCATCCATCTTGTGATGCCCGTCTCTAGATGAGGCCTTATACGTCCTCCACTCTCTGTCCCTAATCTGAGAGGAAATATTGTTAATGTGTATTTAAGCAGGCAATTTTACTGCGAAAACACTCCTACAAACAGCAGTGGCCTGGGGGAAAATTTAGAGGTGCAGGAGAGATCATAAACATCCTCACACACTCACGGCTGCCCTGTACAACCACAGGCTTGGCCGGTCAAGTGCTGCTAGAACGGTGGCTGCTAAAGGAACATTCctcccgaaaaaaaaaaattctctcgCTTTCTTCCAACTTCAATGTTTAATATCATAACCTTTAAAACCTTCCCTTTCTTTCATTATCTGCTGATATTTTTGagatattgttttatatcatttaggTAGAGGTAGATAAAAAGTCCCCTTTCCTCTACTCGTACAACAGGttcctgtgttattttttatgtcCCTTGTTTGATTTGACtcatgtaaatgtataaaactCAGACccaataaaattcaaatttgtcagtgtcagtgtgcaCTCCAACGAAGCTGGCAGGAGCAACATACACATGGTGAATAAGATACAGCAGTTCATTCAAAGCCTTCTCCCAACTTGCATAAAATCACCATAAGATTTCAGCAGAATCCAAGACTCAAAAGATGTATTTGCACCTTATTACGTAGCTTTAGTCCTCTGCAGTAAGGCAAGCAGAGAAAAGGATACATTTGCCCAATACCCATCCATTTAAATAACAGCACATGGGAATCCGACCGGTGCACTACAGAACACGTCTAGATAGGTGAATTAGTTTTGGAGGCATTTAACTACACAACTCTTGGATGACTGTGCTGGAGTTAATTCATTTAAAGGCTGCTGAGAAAACAAGTTCACCACATGGTCCATTTAATAGCTGATCTGGAAGAGACAAACTTGATAATTTGCAATTCCACAACAACTGGCCAAGTCCATCTGCTGTGGAAGATGGTGTGATTCCAGCAAAACAGAGCAGCTACTGAACAGAGCCTTTCTTGAGATTGTTAGTCATGCgcatagttttggttttagtCGCCCAGATTTTGAGATATGAGCCTCAACACCAAAACAATGAAGGTGAAGtaattttttctttgtgatgCTCAAAAAAACTACATTACAATACATTTAATAGCAATATTTCTTTCCGGAAACAGCAGCTATATTACTGTTAATATTCCACAGTCtttggtttttgaaaaaaaaatagtccctGTACAATAATCCTGTGaggatgatgctgctgctgctgccaaatttttcaacattttctcagTGCTGTgggcagcacaaacaaaaaaaacttttattcacTCCCAGTATATTGCAGAAACAGATCTCAAAATCTGGGCctataaaactaaaactatttaCATGTCAAGGTACTGGAGCGCTCGAGCAGTGATTTCCAGCCTGAGGTTCTGGAACCCGCCCAGTGTTGTCCCAAAGGGTTGAAACGGatggaaaagaacaaaatatttCTTACACCTAAGATTGTCTTTTAATTTTAGCTGTTTTTCTCCATGAAATACTCGACACCTTTCATCTTCAGGCATCTAAACATCCCTCAAAAGAAACAATCTGAgaag containing:
- the tmem145 gene encoding transmembrane protein 145; this encodes MEVRVGERLLCLAVLSSVLCVDSVLGKYVKGIVNTKEDWVFLTRFCFLTDFGRLDFRFRYPKSRCCQNILLYFDDSSQWPAVYKRPEKNCYQKEAVLRPENNQVINLTTRYTWSGCVVEGDGNEEVLSCVGGRSFRSVRERWWYIALSKCGGDGLQLEYEMKLTNGQSFWTQHFSADEFGILETDITFLVIFSMVFLLSCYFAYNLKGRQLLHTTYKMFMTAAGVEVLSLLFHCVYWGLYARDGVGNGSLKILGKLLFSVSFLVFLLMLILLGKGFTVTRARISHSGSVKLSIYMTVYTITYVILFIYEAEFFDPGEVLYAYDSPAGYGLMGLQLLAYVWFCYAVLVSLKHYPEKQPFYVPFFTTYTLWFFAVPVMALIANYGIPRWAREKIVNGIQLGIHLYAHIVFLVITRPSAANKNFPYHVRTSQIGILLSSPKGGEGAESFPHHAYGNSSFLGDSQPNFTELFSIQSDPVKTVEEMVACKGPEVPRNSEQKIITTAADLTSILPPPPIPPRPATRSPPLPPRLPSFTEYFSMQSGGGGGGFGTKA